In Vibrio alfacsensis, the following proteins share a genomic window:
- a CDS encoding 5-oxoprolinase subunit PxpA, translating to MPLNKQQLTLNCDMGESFGAWKMGADDKVIPYIDMANIACGFHASDPHVMHDTIALANQNDVEIGAHPSYPDLQGFGRRSIKMNNDDITNMIIYQVGALQALCRAQYTDIGYVKPHGALYNDMMMNDSVFRAVVKAVALFKVPLMILASQENDKYLEIADDFDVPLLFEAFADRLYQDDGLLTPRGQPNAVLSSEHAILEQVKMLAESGRVKTASGKYILLEADTICVHGDNDDAIALIQSIRRNLYTGGS from the coding sequence CTAACATTGAATTGCGATATGGGCGAAAGCTTTGGTGCTTGGAAAATGGGCGCGGACGACAAGGTCATACCATATATCGACATGGCCAACATTGCATGTGGATTTCATGCATCCGATCCTCATGTTATGCACGATACGATTGCGTTAGCAAACCAAAATGACGTCGAAATTGGTGCTCACCCAAGCTACCCTGATTTACAAGGATTCGGGCGTCGAAGCATTAAGATGAACAACGATGACATAACCAATATGATCATCTATCAAGTTGGGGCTTTACAGGCACTTTGTCGCGCTCAATATACCGATATTGGCTATGTAAAACCTCATGGTGCGTTGTACAACGACATGATGATGAATGACTCGGTTTTTCGTGCGGTGGTTAAAGCGGTTGCTCTGTTTAAAGTTCCGTTAATGATTCTTGCTTCTCAAGAAAACGATAAATATTTAGAAATCGCAGATGACTTTGATGTCCCTCTGTTATTTGAAGCATTCGCAGATCGTCTGTATCAGGATGATGGCTTATTAACGCCTAGAGGCCAGCCTAATGCTGTACTAAGCAGTGAACATGCTATTTTGGAGCAAGTAAAAATGCTTGCTGAATCTGGGCGAGTCAAAACAGCCTCTGGTAAGTACATTCTTCTAGAAGCTGATACTATTTGTGTGCACGGAGATAATGATGACGCAATTGCGCTAATTCAAAGTATTCGTAGGAACTTATATACCGGGGGAAGTTAA